The Paenibacillus sp. region TCGTCGGTCCGGGAACGGTGCATGCGACGCTCGACGAGCTGCTTACGCTTCCCGAATCGCTTCAGGAGCGCGTTTGGCTGATGCATTACAACGACAACCGCGACGATTTCCTCGGGAAAACCGGCAAAATGCGCTTTATCGAGCAGCAGGTTCCCTACGAATTCGAATAGCCGATGCGCGCATGCGAAAAGAGCCGCCCCGCTTGCAAAAGCGGAGCGGCTCTTTGTCGTTGTTAGAACGGCGGCAGGGCGTCCAAATTGTTCGTCGGGTCGCCGTCCGCGTCGCCGCGAATGTACGTCTCCCCGTCGCGCCCCTTGAAGGCGTTCGCCCCGGCGATCGCCCCCGCCTGCACCTCTTGAAGCGCTTGCTCGTAGTCCAGATCCCTGCCCGAGGACGTCCGAAACGCGGTAATGT contains the following coding sequences:
- a CDS encoding DUF3892 domain-containing protein, giving the protein MARSNERETFVAVRKNGDGDITAFRTSSGRDLDYEQALQEVQAGAIAGANAFKGRDGETYIRGDADGDPTNNLDALPPF